Proteins encoded within one genomic window of Brenneria nigrifluens DSM 30175 = ATCC 13028:
- the exbB gene encoding tol-pal system-associated acyl-CoA thioesterase: MNTAVSSITQQVSSAWQKKRCAFSALFRSVLVALLLTAGLGGHTFAAPATTPLSDGNAGDAATSSAPATQEAPATQEAPATQVEPAAPATPATPATQDPASSLALPPSAAPGTNNLMTTDLSVWGMYQHADLVVKTVMVGLLLASVITWAIFFSKSVELAGAKRRARREYLALEQAKTLGDAVDAAEAFKNGGVAKQLLTDALNELELSERSDDNNGIKERTAFRLERRVAATGRHMGRGNGYLATVGAVAPFIGLFGTVWGIMNSFIGIAQTQTTNLAVVAPGIAEALLATAIGLVAAIPAVVIYNIFARWITGYKALVGDVAAQVLLLLSRDLDVAASNDNRASSSAQKLRAG; the protein is encoded by the coding sequence GTGAATACGGCTGTCAGTAGCATTACCCAACAGGTATCATCAGCCTGGCAAAAAAAACGTTGCGCGTTCAGCGCACTTTTCCGCAGCGTGCTGGTTGCCCTGCTGTTGACTGCGGGGCTCGGCGGGCATACGTTTGCGGCGCCTGCTACAACCCCATTGTCAGATGGAAATGCCGGCGATGCCGCAACATCGTCCGCTCCCGCAACGCAGGAAGCGCCCGCAACGCAGGAAGCGCCCGCCACGCAAGTTGAACCGGCTGCGCCTGCAACCCCTGCAACCCCTGCAACGCAGGATCCCGCTTCATCTCTCGCCTTGCCGCCTAGCGCCGCGCCGGGTACCAATAACCTGATGACCACGGACTTGTCCGTTTGGGGCATGTATCAGCATGCCGACCTGGTGGTGAAAACGGTGATGGTCGGCCTGCTGCTGGCTTCGGTCATTACCTGGGCGATCTTCTTCAGTAAAAGCGTGGAGCTGGCGGGCGCCAAGCGTCGCGCCCGTCGTGAATATCTGGCGCTGGAACAGGCCAAAACGCTGGGGGATGCCGTAGATGCGGCGGAGGCGTTCAAGAACGGGGGCGTGGCGAAGCAATTGCTGACGGATGCGCTGAATGAACTGGAGCTGTCCGAACGTTCCGACGATAACAACGGGATTAAAGAGCGTACGGCTTTTCGCCTGGAACGCCGCGTTGCCGCCACCGGCCGCCATATGGGGCGCGGTAATGGTTATCTGGCGACGGTCGGCGCGGTGGCGCCGTTTATCGGGTTGTTCGGCACCGTATGGGGCATCATGAACAGCTTTATCGGCATCGCGCAAACGCAAACCACCAATCTGGCAGTCGTCGCGCCGGGCATCGCCGAGGCGTTGCTGGCGACGGCTATCGGCCTGGTCGCCGCTATCCCGGCGGTGGTTATTTATAACATCTTTGCCCGCTGGATTACGGGATATAAAGCGCTGGTGGGCGATGTCGCCGCCCAGGTGCTGCTGCTGTTAAGTCGTGACCTTGATGTGGCGGCCAGCAACGACAACCGGGCCTCTTCATCGGCGCAAAAACTGCGGGCGGGATAA
- a CDS encoding valine--tRNA ligase, translated as METKYNPQDIEQPLYERWEQQGYFKPNGDTSKESFSIMIPPPNVTGSLHMGHAFQQTIMDTLIRYQRMQGKNTLWQAGTDHAGIATQMVVERKIAAEEGKTRHDYGREGFINKIWQWKAESGGTITRQMRRLGNSVDWERERFTMDEGLSNAVKEVFVRLYKEDLIYRGKRLVNWDPKLRTAISDLEVENRQSKGSMWHLRYPLADGAKTADGKDYLVVATTRPETVLGDTGVAVNPEDPRYKDLIGKEVILPLVGRRIRIVGDEHADMAKGTGCVKITPAHDFNDYEVGKRHQLPMINILTFDGDIRQQAEVFDTNGEASTAYSSDIPPAFRGLERFAARKAVVAAFEDLGLLEEIKAHDLTVPYGDRGGVVIEPMLTDQWYVRAAVLAKPAVEAVEDGRIQFVPKQYENMYFSWMRDIQDWCISRQLWWGHRIPAWYDAEGKVYVGRDEAEVRRENNLADDVALNQDEDVLDTWFSSGLWTFSTLGWPEQTPDLKAFHPSSVMVSGFDIIFFWIARMIMLTMHFIKDEDGKPQVPFHTVYMTGLIRDEEGQKMSKSKGNVIDPLDMVDGISLQALLEKRTGNMMQPQLAEKIRKRTEKQFPNGIEPHGTDALRFTLAALASTGRDINWDMKRLEGYRNFCNKLWNASRFVLMNTEGQDCGFNGADKVLSLADRWILAEFNRTVKAYREALDSYRFDIAANILYEFTWNQFCDWYLELAKPVMNGGTAAELRGTRHTLVNVLEALLRLAHPIIPFITETIWQRVKALKGISADTIMLQPFPEFDAAQEDTQALNDLEWIKQAIIAVRNIRAEMNIAPGKPLELLLRGASAEATRRVEENRGFIQTLARLASITLLPAGDKGPVSVTKLVEGAELLIPMAGLIDKAAELERLAKEVARIETEIGRIESKLSNEGFVARAPQAVVAKEREKLDGYAAAKAKLLEQQATIAAL; from the coding sequence ATGGAAACGAAATATAACCCGCAAGATATCGAGCAGCCGCTCTACGAGCGCTGGGAACAACAAGGCTATTTCAAGCCGAACGGCGATACCAGCAAAGAAAGCTTCAGTATCATGATCCCGCCGCCCAACGTCACCGGCAGCTTGCATATGGGCCATGCTTTCCAGCAAACCATTATGGATACGCTGATCCGCTATCAGCGTATGCAGGGGAAAAACACCCTGTGGCAGGCGGGCACCGACCACGCCGGTATCGCCACCCAGATGGTGGTGGAGCGCAAGATCGCGGCGGAAGAGGGTAAAACCCGCCATGATTACGGCCGCGAAGGGTTTATCAATAAAATCTGGCAGTGGAAGGCCGAGTCCGGCGGCACCATTACCCGCCAGATGCGCCGTCTGGGCAACTCCGTCGACTGGGAGCGCGAGCGCTTTACCATGGACGAAGGTCTGTCCAACGCGGTGAAGGAAGTGTTCGTCCGCCTGTATAAAGAAGATCTGATTTATCGCGGCAAGCGCCTGGTGAACTGGGATCCGAAGCTGCGCACCGCCATTTCCGACCTGGAAGTGGAAAACCGCCAATCGAAAGGCTCCATGTGGCACCTGCGCTACCCGCTGGCCGACGGCGCTAAAACCGCCGATGGTAAAGACTATCTGGTGGTGGCCACCACCCGTCCGGAAACCGTGCTGGGCGATACCGGCGTGGCGGTGAACCCGGAAGATCCGCGCTATAAGGATCTGATCGGCAAGGAAGTGATCCTGCCGCTGGTGGGGCGTCGCATCCGGATCGTCGGCGACGAACACGCGGATATGGCAAAAGGCACCGGCTGCGTGAAGATCACCCCGGCCCACGACTTTAACGACTATGAAGTGGGTAAACGCCACCAGCTACCGATGATCAACATTCTGACCTTTGACGGCGATATCCGTCAGCAGGCCGAAGTGTTTGATACCAACGGCGAAGCCAGCACCGCATACAGCAGCGATATTCCGCCGGCGTTTCGCGGTCTGGAGCGCTTTGCCGCGCGTAAAGCCGTGGTGGCGGCCTTTGAGGATCTCGGCCTGCTGGAAGAGATCAAGGCGCACGACCTGACGGTGCCGTACGGCGACCGCGGCGGCGTGGTGATTGAGCCGATGCTGACCGATCAGTGGTACGTGCGGGCGGCGGTGCTGGCCAAACCGGCGGTGGAAGCGGTTGAGGACGGCCGTATCCAGTTTGTGCCCAAGCAGTACGAAAACATGTACTTCAGCTGGATGCGCGACATTCAGGACTGGTGTATTTCCCGCCAGCTGTGGTGGGGGCACCGCATTCCGGCCTGGTACGACGCCGAAGGCAAGGTTTACGTCGGCCGCGACGAAGCGGAAGTGCGCCGCGAAAACAATCTGGCTGACGACGTGGCGCTGAATCAGGACGAAGACGTACTGGACACCTGGTTCTCCTCCGGGCTGTGGACATTCTCCACGCTGGGCTGGCCGGAACAGACGCCGGATCTGAAAGCTTTCCACCCGAGCAGCGTGATGGTCAGCGGCTTCGACATTATCTTCTTCTGGATTGCCCGCATGATCATGCTGACCATGCACTTTATCAAGGATGAAGACGGCAAGCCGCAGGTGCCGTTCCACACGGTCTACATGACGGGGCTGATCCGTGATGAAGAAGGGCAGAAGATGTCCAAGTCCAAAGGCAACGTGATCGACCCCCTGGATATGGTGGACGGGATTTCGCTGCAAGCCCTGCTGGAAAAACGCACCGGCAATATGATGCAGCCGCAGCTGGCGGAAAAAATCCGCAAGCGTACCGAAAAGCAGTTCCCGAACGGCATCGAACCGCACGGCACCGACGCGCTGCGCTTTACCCTGGCGGCGCTGGCCTCGACCGGGCGCGATATCAACTGGGATATGAAACGCCTGGAAGGTTACCGCAACTTCTGTAACAAGCTGTGGAACGCCAGCCGTTTCGTGCTGATGAATACCGAAGGTCAGGATTGCGGCTTTAACGGCGCAGATAAAGTCTTGTCGCTGGCCGACCGCTGGATCCTGGCCGAATTCAACCGTACGGTTAAAGCCTACCGCGAAGCGCTGGACAGCTATCGTTTCGATATCGCCGCCAATATTCTGTATGAGTTCACCTGGAACCAGTTCTGCGACTGGTATCTGGAACTGGCGAAGCCGGTGATGAACGGCGGAACGGCGGCGGAGCTGCGCGGTACGCGCCATACGCTGGTGAACGTGCTGGAAGCCTTGCTGCGTCTGGCGCACCCGATCATTCCATTTATCACCGAAACCATCTGGCAGCGGGTGAAAGCGCTGAAAGGCATTAGCGCCGACACCATCATGTTGCAGCCTTTCCCCGAGTTCGACGCCGCGCAGGAAGATACCCAGGCGCTGAACGATCTGGAATGGATCAAACAGGCGATTATCGCCGTGCGTAATATCCGTGCGGAAATGAATATCGCGCCGGGGAAACCGCTGGAGCTGCTGTTACGCGGCGCCAGCGCCGAGGCGACGCGCCGGGTGGAGGAGAACCGCGGTTTTATTCAGACGCTGGCGCGTCTGGCAAGCATTACGCTGTTGCCGGCGGGCGATAAAGGTCCGGTGTCGGTGACCAAGCTGGTGGAAGGCGCCGAGCTTTTGATCCCGATGGCGGGGTTGATTGACAAAGCGGCGGAGCTGGAGCGTCTGGCAAAAGAAGTGGCCAGAATCGAAACTGAAATCGGCCGCATCGAAAGCAAGCTGTCCAACGAAGGTTTTGTGGCGCGCGCGCCGCAAGCCGTGGTGGCGAAAGAGCGTGAAAAGCTCGACGGTTATGCGGCAGCAAAAGCGAAATTGCTCGAACAGCAGGCCACCATCGCCGCGCTGTAA
- a CDS encoding DNA polymerase III subunit chi encodes MKNATFYLLEHDDKSGELSAHEALACDVAAERWRAGKRVLIACENEQQAVRLDEALWQRDPHSFVPHNLAGEGPRQGAPVELAWPERRGNAPRDLLISLLPYFADFATAFHEVIDFVPYEESLKQLARDRYKAYRGVGFHLTTAKSPTH; translated from the coding sequence ATGAAAAACGCAACGTTCTATCTTCTCGAACACGACGACAAAAGCGGTGAGCTCAGCGCCCATGAGGCGTTGGCATGCGATGTGGCGGCGGAACGTTGGCGCGCGGGAAAGCGGGTATTGATCGCCTGCGAAAACGAGCAGCAGGCCGTGCGCCTGGATGAAGCGCTGTGGCAGCGCGATCCCCATTCGTTTGTGCCGCACAATCTGGCGGGCGAGGGGCCGCGTCAGGGGGCGCCGGTCGAACTGGCCTGGCCCGAGCGGCGGGGAAACGCCCCACGGGATCTGCTGATCAGCCTGTTGCCGTATTTCGCAGATTTTGCCACCGCTTTCCATGAAGTGATAGACTTTGTCCCTTACGAAGAATCCCTGAAACAGTTGGCGCGCGACCGTTATAAAGCCTATCGCGGCGTCGGCTTTCATTTGACCACGGCCAAATCGCCAACCCACTGA
- the pepA gene encoding leucyl aminopeptidase, whose translation MEFSVKSGSPEKQRSACIVVGVFEPRRLSPIAEQLDKISDGYISALLRRGELEGKVGQSLLLHHVPNILSERILLIGCGKERELDERQYKQVIQKTINSLNETGSMEAVCFLTELHVKGRNTYWKVRQAVETAKESLYTFDQLKSNKVELRRPLRKMVFNVPTRRELTGGERAIQHGLAIAAGIKAAKDLGNMPPNICNAAYLASQARQLADTYSQNIITRVIGEQQMKTLGMNAYLAVGQGSQNESLMSVIEYKGDPSADARPIVLVGKGLTFDSGGVSIKPADSMDEMKYDMCGAATVYGVMRMAAELALPLNIVGVLAGCENMVDGRSYRPGDVLTTMSGQTVEVLNTDAEGRLVLCDALTYVERYEPDVVIDVATLTGACVIALGHHLTGLMSNHNPLAHELLGASEQSGDRAWRLPLTDEFQEQLESNFADMANIGGRPGGAITAGCFLSRFTRKYNWAHLDIAGTAWRSGKAKGATGRPVALLSQFLLNRAGLNDVE comes from the coding sequence ATGGAGTTCAGCGTAAAAAGCGGTAGCCCGGAAAAACAACGCAGTGCATGCATTGTCGTCGGCGTGTTTGAACCGCGTCGCCTGTCCCCGATTGCCGAACAGCTGGATAAAATCAGCGACGGCTATATCAGCGCGCTGCTTCGCCGCGGTGAACTGGAAGGCAAAGTAGGTCAATCATTGCTATTGCACCATGTACCCAACATCCTGTCGGAACGCATTTTGCTGATTGGCTGCGGCAAAGAGCGTGAACTGGACGAACGGCAGTACAAACAGGTGATTCAGAAAACCATCAACTCGCTGAATGAAACCGGTTCAATGGAAGCGGTCTGTTTTCTGACCGAACTGCACGTGAAAGGCCGCAATACCTACTGGAAAGTGCGTCAGGCGGTCGAAACCGCGAAAGAGTCGCTCTATACCTTTGATCAGCTTAAGAGTAATAAGGTCGAGCTGCGTCGTCCGCTGCGTAAAATGGTGTTCAACGTGCCGACGCGCCGCGAGCTGACCGGCGGCGAGCGCGCCATTCAGCACGGCCTGGCTATCGCCGCCGGCATCAAGGCGGCGAAAGACCTCGGCAATATGCCGCCCAATATCTGCAATGCGGCGTATCTGGCGTCACAGGCGCGTCAACTGGCCGATACCTACAGCCAGAACATTATTACCCGGGTGATTGGCGAGCAACAGATGAAAACGCTGGGTATGAACGCCTATCTGGCGGTCGGCCAGGGTTCGCAGAATGAATCATTAATGTCCGTCATTGAATATAAAGGCGATCCCTCGGCGGATGCCCGGCCGATTGTGCTGGTCGGCAAGGGGCTGACGTTTGATTCCGGCGGCGTATCCATCAAGCCCGCCGACAGCATGGACGAAATGAAATATGATATGTGCGGCGCCGCCACGGTTTACGGCGTGATGCGCATGGCGGCGGAGCTGGCGCTGCCGCTGAATATCGTCGGCGTGCTGGCCGGCTGTGAAAATATGGTCGACGGGCGTTCCTACCGTCCGGGCGATGTGCTGACCACCATGTCCGGCCAGACGGTGGAAGTGCTGAATACCGATGCCGAAGGCCGTCTGGTGCTGTGCGATGCGCTCACCTACGTTGAACGTTACGAACCCGACGTGGTTATCGACGTCGCCACGCTGACCGGAGCCTGCGTGATTGCGCTGGGCCACCACCTTACCGGGCTGATGTCGAACCATAATCCGCTGGCGCACGAGCTGCTGGGCGCGTCCGAGCAGTCCGGCGATCGGGCGTGGCGTCTGCCGTTAACCGATGAGTTCCAGGAGCAGCTGGAATCCAATTTCGCCGATATGGCCAACATCGGCGGCCGGCCCGGCGGCGCGATTACCGCGGGTTGCTTCCTGTCGCGTTTTACGCGCAAATACAACTGGGCGCATCTGGATATCGCCGGTACGGCGTGGCGTTCAGGCAAGGCCAAAGGCGCGACCGGTCGTCCGGTGGCGCTGTTGTCGCAGTTTCTGCTCAATCGCGCCGGGCTGAACGACGTGGAATGA
- the lptF gene encoding LPS export ABC transporter permease LptF yields the protein MIIIRYLVRETIKSQLAILFILLLIFFCQKLVRILGAAVDGDIPTNLVISLLGLGVPEMAQLILPLSLFLGLLMTFGRLYAESEITVMHACGIGKRVLLKAAVVLGLLTAAMATINALWLSPWSSRHQEEVLAEARANPGMATLVEGQFQSTQGGSSVLFVGNVSGQTFEHVFLAQLRPSGNARPSVVVADRGRISQDGDGSQVVTLDNGSRYEGTALLRDFRITDFTNYQAVIGHQSVTLDNSDAEQMNMRTLWRSDDHDARAEFHWRLTLILSVLIMALIVVPLSVVNPRQGRVLSMLPAMLLYLIFFLLQSSIRSNAGKGKIDPMIWTWLVNLAYLGIAVLLNVWDTVPMRRLRSRLILKRAF from the coding sequence GTGATCATCATTCGATATCTGGTACGGGAAACAATCAAAAGCCAACTGGCCATCCTTTTCATTCTGTTACTGATTTTCTTTTGCCAGAAATTAGTGCGGATACTGGGCGCCGCGGTTGACGGCGACATTCCGACAAATTTGGTTATCTCCCTGTTGGGATTGGGCGTGCCAGAGATGGCGCAGCTCATTCTGCCATTAAGTTTATTTCTTGGATTATTGATGACGTTCGGCCGCCTGTATGCTGAAAGTGAGATCACGGTGATGCACGCCTGCGGCATCGGCAAACGCGTATTGCTGAAGGCCGCCGTGGTGCTGGGACTGCTGACGGCGGCGATGGCCACCATCAATGCGCTGTGGCTCAGCCCCTGGTCGTCGCGTCATCAGGAAGAAGTTCTGGCCGAGGCGCGAGCCAATCCCGGCATGGCCACGCTGGTGGAAGGCCAGTTCCAGTCCACTCAGGGCGGCAGCTCGGTGCTGTTTGTCGGCAACGTCAGCGGCCAGACCTTTGAACACGTTTTTCTGGCGCAGCTGCGGCCCAGCGGCAACGCCCGACCTTCCGTAGTGGTGGCCGACCGCGGACGCATCTCTCAGGACGGCGACGGTTCCCAGGTGGTGACGCTGGACAACGGTTCCCGCTATGAGGGCACCGCCCTGCTGCGTGACTTTCGCATCACGGATTTCACCAACTATCAGGCCGTTATCGGCCATCAGTCCGTCACGCTGGATAACAGCGACGCGGAACAGATGAATATGCGTACGCTGTGGCGTTCGGACGATCACGACGCCAGAGCAGAGTTTCACTGGCGCCTGACGCTGATTCTGTCGGTGCTGATCATGGCGCTGATAGTCGTGCCGCTGAGCGTGGTCAATCCGCGCCAGGGCAGAGTCCTGAGCATGCTGCCCGCCATGCTGCTGTACCTGATTTTCTTCCTGCTGCAAAGCAGCATTCGTTCCAACGCCGGCAAAGGCAAAATCGATCCGATGATATGGACATGGTTGGTCAACCTGGCCTACCTCGGCATTGCCGTACTGCTGAACGTCTGGGATACGGTGCCGATGCGCCGGCTCCGTTCTCGTTTGATACTGAAGAGGGCGTTCTGA
- the lptG gene encoding LPS export ABC transporter permease LptG gives MFGVLDRYIGKTILTTIMMTLFMLVSLSGIIKFVDQLRKVGQGNYSVFGAGLYTLLSVPKDIEIFFPMAALLGALLGLGTLATRSELVVMQASGFTRLQIAGSVMKTAIPLVLLTMAIGEWVSPKGEQMARNYRSQMVSGGSMISTQNGLWAKDGNDFIFIERVIGDNEISGVNIYHFDKENKLLSVRYAASASFEDGVWKLTQVDESDLSDGKQIGGSQTLSGEWKTNLTPDKLGVAALEPNSLSIRGLRDYADYLKQSGQEASRYQLNMWSKIFSPISVAVMMLMAVSFIFGPLRSVSAGTRIVIGISFGFLFYVLNEIFRPLSLVYGIPPVLGAILPSAAFLVVSVVLLLKRR, from the coding sequence ATGTTTGGCGTACTGGACCGCTATATCGGTAAAACGATTCTTACCACCATCATGATGACGCTGTTTATGCTGGTCTCCCTGTCGGGCATCATCAAATTCGTCGACCAGTTGCGCAAGGTCGGACAGGGGAACTATTCGGTATTCGGCGCCGGGCTCTACACGCTGCTCAGCGTGCCGAAAGATATCGAAATCTTCTTCCCGATGGCCGCGCTGCTCGGCGCCCTGTTGGGGCTGGGAACGTTGGCCACGCGCAGCGAACTGGTGGTGATGCAGGCATCGGGATTTACCCGACTGCAAATCGCCGGATCGGTGATGAAAACGGCGATTCCCCTGGTGCTGCTGACCATGGCGATTGGGGAATGGGTCTCGCCAAAGGGCGAACAGATGGCGCGTAACTACCGCTCCCAGATGGTTTCCGGCGGCTCGATGATCTCCACGCAAAACGGCCTGTGGGCCAAAGACGGCAACGACTTCATCTTTATCGAGCGCGTGATCGGCGATAACGAAATTTCCGGGGTCAACATCTACCATTTCGACAAGGAAAACAAGCTGCTATCCGTGCGCTACGCGGCATCGGCTTCGTTTGAGGACGGCGTATGGAAACTCACCCAGGTGGATGAGTCCGATCTGAGCGACGGCAAACAGATCGGCGGCAGCCAAACCCTGAGCGGCGAATGGAAAACCAACCTGACGCCCGACAAACTCGGCGTGGCGGCGCTCGAACCGAATTCGCTTTCCATCCGCGGACTGCGTGACTACGCCGACTACCTCAAACAAAGCGGACAGGAAGCCAGTCGTTATCAACTGAATATGTGGAGCAAGATATTCTCCCCGATATCGGTCGCGGTGATGATGCTGATGGCGGTATCCTTCATCTTTGGCCCGCTGCGCAGCGTATCCGCCGGGACCCGCATCGTCATCGGCATCAGCTTTGGTTTCCTGTTCTATGTGCTGAATGAAATCTTCCGCCCGCTCAGCCTGGTATACGGCATACCGCCGGTATTGGGCGCCATATTGCCAAGCGCCGCGTTCCTGGTCGTCAGCGTGGTGTTGCTGCTGAAACGCCGCTAG
- a CDS encoding tyrosine-type recombinase/integrase: MPLSDRAAHNAKPLEKPYKLSDAHGLYLLVKPAGSKLWQLKYRYQGKEKKLSFGAYPLIGLAKARELREKARVLLADGLDPAEKRKEEKLANAPANTFASVARDWHASNQRWSVDHAARVMHYLEVYLFPALGDRDITELKIRDLLEPLKAVEATGKLDVASRLQQRVTGVMRYAMQNGLIDYNPAQDLVGAIATRKANHHPALQLEQLPDFLERLDDYGGRKLTRLAVQLALVIFIRSSELRFARWQEIDLKRAMWTLPAEREPIEGVKFSQRGSKMHTPHLVPLSRQAVVLLKRIRALCGDNQTLVFPGDHDPKKPMSENTVNKALRTMGYDTKTEVCGHGFRTMACSALVESGLWSRDAVERQMSHQERSGVRAAYIHRAEHIEERKLMVQWWADYLDANREGYVVPYEFK; the protein is encoded by the coding sequence ATGCCTTTATCAGATCGCGCTGCCCACAACGCCAAACCGCTCGAAAAACCCTACAAGCTCAGCGATGCCCACGGTCTATATCTGCTGGTAAAACCGGCCGGGTCGAAATTATGGCAGCTTAAATATCGCTACCAGGGTAAAGAAAAAAAACTCTCCTTCGGCGCTTATCCGCTTATTGGTTTAGCCAAGGCCCGTGAACTGCGCGAAAAAGCCCGCGTTTTACTGGCAGATGGCCTCGATCCCGCCGAAAAGCGCAAAGAAGAAAAGCTGGCCAATGCGCCGGCGAATACCTTTGCCTCGGTGGCCCGCGACTGGCATGCCAGCAACCAACGCTGGTCGGTGGACCATGCCGCCAGAGTGATGCATTACCTTGAGGTCTACCTCTTCCCGGCCCTGGGCGATCGCGATATTACCGAGTTGAAAATACGTGATTTACTGGAGCCGTTAAAAGCGGTAGAGGCGACCGGGAAACTGGATGTGGCCTCCCGGTTACAACAGCGGGTCACCGGCGTAATGCGCTACGCCATGCAGAACGGCTTGATTGACTATAACCCTGCCCAGGATTTGGTCGGCGCGATTGCCACCCGCAAGGCAAATCATCATCCCGCATTGCAGTTGGAACAATTGCCGGATTTCTTAGAACGTCTGGATGATTATGGCGGCAGGAAATTAACGAGGCTGGCGGTGCAATTGGCGCTGGTGATCTTTATCCGCTCCAGCGAACTACGTTTTGCCCGCTGGCAGGAAATTGACCTGAAACGGGCGATGTGGACCCTGCCGGCAGAACGCGAGCCTATTGAGGGGGTGAAGTTCTCCCAGCGCGGTTCTAAGATGCATACGCCGCACCTGGTGCCGTTGTCACGCCAGGCGGTGGTATTGCTTAAGCGGATTAGGGCGCTATGCGGTGATAACCAGACGCTGGTATTCCCGGGCGACCATGATCCTAAAAAGCCGATGAGTGAAAACACCGTTAATAAGGCGCTGCGGACCATGGGATACGATACCAAGACCGAAGTATGTGGGCATGGCTTTCGCACCATGGCCTGTAGCGCGTTGGTGGAGTCGGGCCTGTGGTCACGGGATGCGGTGGAGCGGCAGATGAGCCACCAGGAGCGCAGCGGGGTCAGGGCGGCTTATATCCATCGGGCCGAGCATATTGAAGAGCGTAAGCTGATGGTGCAATGGTGGGCGGATTATCTGGATGCGAATAGGGAGGGGTACGTGGTGCCGTATGAGTTTAAATAA
- a CDS encoding toll/interleukin-1 receptor domain-containing protein, whose translation MTSLVFSYSHADEALRNELEKHLSPLKRTGKITTWHDRRIAPGQEFERQIDQYFAEADIILLLISSDFIASDYCYQVEMSKALERHKRGEAVVIPVILRECAWHSLPFGSILAATIDGKPITKFASHDEGYVQVVGAVTRAITNMEVKKPQQGVNVHSPATTHSVFQTSDIIFTPRSGNLALPKSFTDLDKDRAYREGFEYVTHYFENSLAELKKRHAGLDVDFHQPDVDSFTCAVYINGSKVGQCGIWRGSRHMGLGDICYSQSGVTHNSFNESLSIADNGQTLGFRALMGFGYSNARDSLLTNEGMAEHLWKMFFDPIQQRTR comes from the coding sequence ATGACCAGCCTTGTTTTTTCCTATTCCCATGCGGATGAAGCATTACGCAATGAACTTGAAAAGCATCTGTCACCCCTGAAGAGAACAGGGAAGATCACTACATGGCACGATCGACGCATTGCTCCTGGGCAAGAGTTTGAACGTCAGATTGACCAGTATTTTGCCGAAGCTGATATCATTTTGCTGCTGATTAGCAGCGATTTCATTGCTTCAGATTATTGTTATCAGGTTGAGATGTCTAAGGCGCTTGAGCGTCATAAGCGTGGTGAGGCGGTGGTGATTCCGGTGATTTTGAGGGAGTGTGCCTGGCACTCGTTGCCGTTTGGAAGCATTCTCGCGGCTACTATAGACGGTAAACCAATCACTAAATTTGCCAGCCATGACGAGGGCTATGTTCAGGTCGTCGGCGCCGTTACACGGGCCATTACTAATATGGAAGTGAAAAAGCCGCAACAGGGTGTGAATGTCCATTCTCCGGCCACCACGCATTCAGTGTTTCAGACATCTGATATTATTTTTACGCCGCGTTCTGGCAATCTTGCTCTGCCGAAGAGCTTTACGGACCTCGATAAAGATCGCGCCTACCGTGAAGGTTTTGAGTACGTCACACATTATTTTGAAAACTCACTTGCCGAACTTAAAAAGCGCCATGCCGGGTTAGACGTTGATTTCCATCAACCTGACGTAGATTCCTTTACTTGCGCAGTTTATATTAACGGTAGCAAAGTTGGTCAGTGTGGTATCTGGCGTGGCAGTCGTCATATGGGATTGGGAGATATCTGCTACAGCCAAAGCGGTGTGACCCATAATAGCTTTAATGAAAGCCTGAGTATTGCTGATAATGGGCAGACCCTAGGCTTTCGTGCTCTGATGGGCTTTGGCTACAGCAATGCAAGAGATTCATTGCTTACCAACGAAGGAATGGCTGAGCATCTCTGGAAGATGTTTTTTGACCCAATCCAGCAACGCACCCGTTAA
- a CDS encoding type II toxin-antitoxin system RelE/ParE family toxin — MIRSFKHKGLQVLYERGDQSGVRPDHIPRLRRLLMYLDYAGAPGDIPGFGLHPLKGKRKGFWSASVSGNWRVTFRFVEGDVELIDYLDYH, encoded by the coding sequence ATGATCCGGAGCTTCAAGCACAAGGGGTTGCAGGTTTTATATGAGCGCGGCGATCAGTCGGGTGTACGTCCCGACCATATCCCACGCCTGCGGCGTTTGTTGATGTATCTGGACTACGCCGGTGCGCCAGGTGATATACCCGGCTTTGGCTTGCATCCCTTGAAGGGCAAGCGCAAAGGCTTCTGGTCGGCCAGCGTCTCAGGCAACTGGCGTGTGACATTTCGCTTTGTCGAGGGTGACGTCGAATTGATCGATTATCTTGATTATCACTAA